A stretch of Gemmatimonadota bacterium DNA encodes these proteins:
- a CDS encoding TCR/Tet family MFS transporter produces the protein MSPSRRKPRRPVSWSQSCPQASGAAAEVVCECASCRSDIHAPCSGCILDAVHHQTLPQHRPAVPRRAALAFIFVSLVLDIVAFGIVIPVLPQLIKGFLGGDTARAAEWYGIFGTTWAGMQFVCSPLLGALSDRFGRRPVLLLSILGLGLDYFLMALAPSLLWLFVGRVLSGMTAAGFATATAYIADVTPPEKRAGAFGMVGAAWGFGFIVGPAVGGLLGAQDPRLPFYVAGALAIVNALYGFFVLPESLPPEKRAPFDLGRANPVGSLQLLKGHPELLGLATTSFLYSLGHTVFPSVFVLWAGHVLQWDAKQVGYALALVGVANVIVQGGLVRPFVKRLGERRALAIGATFGTLGFFLYGIAGTVPVFWLGAVCYAPAGFFNPSLLGLISQRVGPSEQGRVQGANSSLMGIAGMLGPGLFTAAFAWAIRDGARWHLPGLPFLIASVLFATAGALAMRTTRPGRTGAAVTAQAS, from the coding sequence ATGAGCCCGTCGCGCAGGAAGCCGCGGCGGCCGGTGTCGTGGTCGCAGTCATGTCCGCAGGCGTCAGGCGCCGCGGCCGAGGTCGTGTGCGAGTGCGCTTCGTGCCGGTCCGACATTCACGCTCCGTGTTCCGGTTGCATATTGGACGCCGTCCACCACCAGACGTTACCCCAGCACCGACCCGCCGTGCCACGCCGCGCCGCCCTCGCCTTCATCTTCGTGTCGCTGGTGCTGGACATCGTGGCCTTCGGGATCGTCATCCCGGTGCTCCCGCAGCTCATCAAGGGCTTCCTCGGTGGCGACACGGCGCGCGCCGCGGAGTGGTACGGGATCTTCGGGACCACCTGGGCCGGGATGCAGTTCGTGTGCTCGCCGCTCCTCGGCGCACTGTCGGATCGCTTCGGTCGGCGGCCGGTGCTGCTGCTGTCCATCCTCGGCCTCGGCCTCGACTATTTCCTCATGGCGCTCGCGCCGAGCCTGCTGTGGCTCTTCGTGGGCCGGGTGCTGAGCGGGATGACCGCGGCCGGGTTCGCGACCGCGACGGCGTACATCGCGGACGTGACCCCGCCGGAGAAGCGCGCCGGGGCCTTCGGGATGGTGGGCGCGGCGTGGGGATTCGGGTTCATCGTGGGGCCGGCGGTGGGCGGACTCCTCGGCGCCCAGGATCCGCGCCTCCCGTTCTACGTCGCGGGGGCCCTCGCGATCGTGAACGCGCTCTACGGCTTCTTCGTGCTGCCGGAGTCGCTCCCCCCGGAGAAGCGCGCGCCGTTCGACCTCGGTCGCGCCAACCCGGTGGGCTCGCTGCAGCTGCTCAAGGGACACCCCGAGCTGCTCGGCCTCGCGACGACGAGCTTCCTGTACAGCCTGGGGCACACCGTCTTCCCGAGCGTCTTCGTGCTCTGGGCGGGACACGTGCTCCAGTGGGACGCCAAGCAGGTCGGCTACGCGCTCGCGCTCGTGGGGGTCGCGAACGTCATCGTGCAGGGGGGACTGGTGCGTCCCTTCGTGAAGCGGCTGGGCGAGCGCCGCGCGCTCGCGATCGGCGCGACCTTCGGCACGCTCGGGTTCTTCCTCTATGGCATCGCCGGCACGGTGCCGGTGTTCTGGCTGGGGGCGGTCTGCTACGCGCCGGCGGGGTTCTTCAACCCGTCGCTCCTCGGCCTGATCTCGCAGCGCGTGGGCCCGTCGGAGCAGGGACGGGTGCAGGGCGCGAACAGCAGCCTGATGGGGATCGCCGGGATGCTCGGACCGGGGCTCTTCACGGCGGCGTTCGCGTGGGCCATCCGCGATGGTGCGCGCTGGCACCTGCCCGGCCTGCCGTTCCTCATCGCGTCGGTGCTCTTCGCCACGGCCGGCGCGCTCGCCATGCGCACGACGCGTCCGGGACGCACTGGCGCGGCGGTCACGGCGCAGGCATCGTAG
- a CDS encoding DUF4097 family beta strand repeat protein, whose translation MTRPILAGALLALAALGADAQESKEWKWSGQLGSGRTVYLRNVNGEVTFEQGTGRTVEVVAEKRWRRGDPDDVRIEARQTGGGNGDIIICALWGERSTCDEDGYHGNRDGERSWDRNNDVSVHFTVRIPADARVNASTVNGGMTVDGTSGDIEANTVNGNVEARSTAGRVEAKTVNGSITVRTTARNTSDLEYSTVNGSITIELAEGTNANVNLSTVNGRIQTDFPLTLDGQINPRRIRAKIGTGGPMIRAGTVNGSIRLRKP comes from the coding sequence ATGACCCGACCGATCCTCGCAGGTGCCCTGCTCGCCCTCGCCGCGCTCGGCGCCGACGCCCAGGAGTCGAAGGAATGGAAGTGGAGCGGCCAGCTCGGCAGCGGCCGCACCGTGTACCTGCGCAACGTGAACGGCGAGGTGACCTTCGAGCAGGGCACCGGCCGCACGGTGGAGGTCGTCGCCGAGAAGCGGTGGCGGCGCGGCGACCCGGATGACGTGCGCATCGAGGCGCGGCAGACCGGCGGTGGCAACGGCGACATCATCATCTGCGCGCTGTGGGGCGAGCGCTCCACCTGCGACGAGGATGGCTATCACGGCAACCGGGACGGCGAACGCAGCTGGGACCGCAACAACGACGTCTCGGTGCACTTCACCGTCCGCATCCCCGCCGACGCACGCGTCAACGCCTCCACCGTGAACGGCGGGATGACCGTCGACGGCACGAGCGGCGACATCGAGGCGAACACCGTCAACGGCAACGTCGAGGCGCGCTCGACCGCCGGACGCGTGGAGGCGAAGACGGTGAACGGCAGCATCACCGTGCGCACCACCGCCCGCAACACGAGCGACCTCGAGTACAGCACCGTCAACGGCTCGATCACCATCGAACTGGCCGAGGGGACGAACGCGAACGTGAACCTCTCGACGGTGAACGGGCGCATCCAGACCGACTTCCCGCTCACCCTCGACGGCCAGATCAATCCCCGCCGCATCCGCGCCAAGATCGGGACCGGTGGCCCGATGATCCGCGCCGGCACCGTCAACGGCAGCATCCGGCTGCGGAAGCCGTAG
- a CDS encoding Rieske (2Fe-2S) protein yields the protein MAVAALTAIAGGAAPLHAMARDYASGLAALGTVTFAVPAADGATIDRANKLILVRYRGMVHAFGLECPHRGTMVQWEAANNRFYCPKHKSTFQPEGTRIQGKSPRSLDRYPVRLEGGKVVVDTTTAIDIERDAAGWAAAGVKVA from the coding sequence ATGGCGGTGGCGGCGCTGACCGCGATCGCCGGCGGCGCGGCTCCCCTCCACGCGATGGCGCGCGACTACGCGTCCGGCCTCGCCGCGCTCGGGACCGTCACCTTCGCCGTCCCCGCCGCCGACGGCGCGACGATCGACCGCGCGAACAAGCTCATCCTCGTCCGGTATCGCGGCATGGTGCACGCGTTCGGCCTCGAGTGCCCGCACCGCGGCACCATGGTGCAGTGGGAGGCGGCGAACAACCGCTTCTACTGCCCCAAGCACAAGAGCACCTTCCAGCCGGAAGGCACGCGCATCCAGGGGAAGTCGCCGCGGAGCCTCGACCGCTACCCGGTCCGGCTCGAGGGCGGGAAGGTCGTGGTCGACACGACGACCGCGATCGACATCGAACGCGACGCGGCCGGCTGGGCCGCCGCCGGGGTGAAGGTCGCCTGA
- a CDS encoding DUF4097 family beta strand repeat protein — MSRIRLLSRALLGALLLPVALRAQVERQRVDTTFAFERGGFVHLGLVSGTIRVVTGTGNEIRILATIERGRLETSLTRSRVSIEARSVNGRMGATRYELTVPVGTRVDANAVSGEISIRGTGTEVEAHTVSGGVRIEDASGIVEVGTVSGDIELRKIAGRIEISTVSGEVDADDAAGDLEAESVSGTIAVRGGKLRGLRTESVSGDLTYEGSFDATGDYRFNSHSGDVRIAIPANGGASLELETWSGNISSDFPLTLQPGEMTGRNRRMQFNVGRGGARLSAETFSGDIAIRRALMRGPEE, encoded by the coding sequence ATGTCTCGCATCCGACTCCTCTCCCGCGCCCTTCTCGGCGCCCTGCTCCTGCCGGTCGCGCTCCGAGCGCAGGTCGAACGGCAGCGCGTCGACACCACCTTCGCCTTCGAGCGCGGAGGGTTCGTCCACCTCGGCCTCGTCAGCGGCACCATCCGCGTCGTCACGGGCACGGGGAACGAGATCCGCATCCTCGCCACCATCGAGCGCGGGCGCCTCGAGACATCGCTCACGCGCAGCCGCGTCTCGATCGAGGCGCGCAGCGTCAACGGGCGCATGGGCGCCACGCGCTACGAGCTCACCGTCCCGGTCGGCACACGCGTCGACGCCAACGCCGTCTCTGGCGAGATCAGCATCCGCGGGACCGGCACCGAGGTGGAGGCGCACACGGTCAGCGGCGGCGTCCGGATCGAGGACGCGAGCGGCATCGTCGAGGTCGGCACCGTCTCCGGCGACATCGAGCTGCGCAAGATCGCGGGCCGGATCGAGATCAGCACCGTGAGCGGCGAGGTGGATGCGGACGACGCCGCCGGTGACCTCGAGGCCGAGTCGGTGAGCGGCACCATCGCCGTGCGCGGCGGGAAGCTGCGCGGCCTTCGCACCGAGTCCGTCTCCGGCGACCTCACGTACGAGGGCAGCTTCGACGCGACCGGCGACTATCGCTTCAACTCGCACTCGGGCGATGTGCGCATCGCCATCCCCGCCAACGGCGGCGCCTCGCTCGAGCTGGAGACCTGGAGCGGCAACATCTCGAGCGATTTCCCGCTCACCCTGCAGCCGGGGGAGATGACCGGCCGCAACCGTCGGATGCAGTTCAACGTGGGCCGGGGCGGCGCCCGCCTCTCGGCCGAGACCTTCAGCGGCGACATCGCCATCCGTCGCGCCTTGATGCGCGGCCCGGAGGAATGA
- a CDS encoding RNA polymerase sigma factor — protein sequence MTLPLTSLPPALASDDVALAAAGDRRAFERLYRANVDRIFSVCVRMVGDRAKAEDLTQDAFVRAWEKLGTFRGDSQFSTWLHRLAVNVVLNDRESEGRRRDRHDEGIEDMDTISYGDVRPLPVPGLSLDLEQAIAALPPGAKKVFVLHDVEGYTHEEIAEQFGITSGGSKAQLHRARMLLRRMLTR from the coding sequence ATGACCCTCCCGCTGACCTCCCTTCCTCCCGCTCTCGCGTCCGATGACGTCGCGCTCGCCGCTGCCGGCGACCGCCGCGCCTTCGAACGCCTCTACCGGGCCAACGTCGACCGGATCTTCTCGGTCTGCGTGCGCATGGTGGGGGACCGGGCCAAGGCGGAGGACCTCACGCAGGACGCGTTCGTGAGGGCGTGGGAGAAGCTCGGGACCTTTCGCGGGGACTCGCAGTTCAGCACCTGGCTCCACCGCCTCGCGGTGAACGTGGTGCTCAACGACCGGGAATCCGAGGGGAGGCGGCGGGACCGGCACGACGAAGGGATCGAGGACATGGACACCATCTCCTACGGGGATGTGCGCCCGCTCCCGGTCCCGGGGCTCTCGCTCGATCTGGAGCAGGCCATCGCCGCGCTGCCGCCGGGCGCGAAGAAGGTGTTCGTGCTGCACGATGTCGAAGGCTACACCCACGAGGAGATCGCCGAGCAGTTCGGCATCACCTCCGGCGGTTCCAAGGCGCAGCTCCACCGCGCCCGGATGCTCTTGAGGAGGATGTTGACCCGATGA
- a CDS encoding 4a-hydroxytetrahydrobiopterin dehydratase, with the protein MGHVPVLSDLEIQRRLSALTGWQRQGNALRRVFTFAGFPEAVAFAQTLVIPAESLGHHPDLDIRFNRVIVLLSTHDSGGITELDFALAERIVG; encoded by the coding sequence ATGGGCCACGTCCCCGTCCTGTCCGATCTCGAGATCCAGCGCCGACTCTCCGCCCTGACCGGATGGCAGCGTCAGGGAAATGCCCTCCGGCGCGTCTTCACCTTCGCCGGCTTCCCCGAGGCGGTCGCGTTCGCCCAGACCCTCGTGATTCCGGCCGAGTCGCTCGGACACCATCCGGACCTGGATATCCGATTCAACCGCGTGATCGTCCTCCTCTCGACGCACGATTCGGGGGGTATCACCGAACTGGACTTCGCGCTGGCGGAACGGATCGTCGGCTGA
- a CDS encoding DEAD/DEAH box helicase: MARLGRADEVRARMASLLLPEAAATPVRIGAFTLRPAQVRALAPVLDAVRRYGGVLIADPPGTGKTVLALAAAAALRHASEAPARDEVLVLAPAALRAQWLDAAHRAELPIAFKSLESLSRGRRPPTARTVIVDEAHHARTPGTARYARLAECCVGSQVLLLSATPVVNRAADRDAMLALFLGARASSLTASEQARCIIRSAARGADAHLPAVHRVGVLGVAHDVPGLDAMLAALPPPLPVVEGTRATALVRISLALAWRSSLAALDAALVRRLQRGAVMHDLLESGRLPSRAMLRHWTLHDGATQLAMSALLDAPGAAQEHRADAAAACGAMRSALDVHLAAVVALRDRIRPHRDADAAARAAVIRALAHSHPERRIVVFARHARTVHALYSALREGPGVVALVGARVWAAAGRWSRDDVLRAIGPRARPLRPDDPRAIRILLATDVVAEGVEMQGVGIVVHADLPWTPARLEQRLGRVVRAGSALREVLEAHLPAPRGARRALRLGARLLRKSVARGVAVQEARAQAAIDARLARWHAATVAASAASAASAASEVSASPACAAAVHARVEGFLAVVGDPPQGIVGMRVEGRWRVSSAPRSVARIMRHAEGAELARPAQEFARCARRIAHALRRRKARALVAATSALDGGDASPGRARSVDASMRAGTSSRRRLARIRARLARLLAQAPALARAGIATGQARLLARLAGPLEIARERQLDALLHADLDDATFARRLGAALADDRPTNDERRPGAPGRLHALLLLSPGSPSPPTTAP, encoded by the coding sequence ATGGCACGACTAGGCCGCGCCGACGAGGTGCGCGCGCGGATGGCGTCGCTCCTGCTGCCGGAAGCGGCGGCGACGCCGGTGCGCATCGGCGCGTTCACGCTCCGCCCGGCTCAGGTGCGTGCGCTCGCACCGGTGCTCGATGCCGTGCGTCGATACGGTGGCGTGCTCATCGCGGATCCGCCGGGCACGGGCAAGACGGTGCTCGCCCTCGCGGCCGCCGCCGCGCTGCGACACGCATCGGAAGCGCCCGCGCGTGACGAGGTGCTCGTCCTCGCGCCCGCGGCACTCCGCGCGCAGTGGCTCGACGCGGCCCATCGCGCGGAGCTGCCGATCGCATTCAAGAGTCTGGAGTCGCTCAGCCGTGGCCGGCGCCCTCCCACCGCCCGCACCGTGATCGTGGACGAGGCGCACCACGCGCGCACGCCCGGCACCGCGCGCTACGCGCGGCTCGCCGAGTGCTGCGTCGGGTCGCAGGTCCTGCTGCTCTCCGCGACGCCGGTGGTGAATCGTGCCGCCGATCGCGATGCCATGCTCGCGCTCTTCCTCGGGGCGCGCGCCTCGTCGCTGACGGCGAGCGAGCAGGCGCGCTGCATCATCCGCTCCGCGGCGAGGGGCGCGGACGCCCACCTGCCGGCGGTGCATCGCGTCGGTGTGCTCGGCGTCGCCCACGACGTGCCCGGGCTCGATGCGATGCTCGCCGCGCTCCCGCCGCCGCTCCCGGTCGTCGAGGGCACGCGCGCGACCGCGCTCGTGCGGATCTCGCTCGCACTCGCCTGGCGATCGAGCCTCGCCGCGCTCGACGCCGCCCTCGTCAGGCGCCTCCAGCGAGGCGCGGTGATGCACGACCTGCTCGAGAGCGGGCGACTCCCCTCCCGTGCGATGCTCCGGCATTGGACGCTGCACGACGGCGCGACCCAGCTCGCCATGAGCGCACTGCTCGACGCGCCGGGCGCCGCGCAGGAGCACAGGGCCGATGCGGCGGCCGCGTGCGGCGCGATGCGTTCAGCGCTCGACGTGCACCTCGCGGCGGTCGTCGCGCTGCGCGACCGCATCCGCCCGCACCGGGACGCGGACGCGGCGGCGCGCGCGGCGGTGATCCGAGCCCTCGCGCACTCGCATCCGGAGCGCCGGATCGTCGTCTTCGCGCGGCATGCGCGCACCGTGCACGCTCTCTACTCGGCCCTGCGCGAGGGGCCGGGCGTGGTCGCCCTCGTGGGCGCGCGCGTGTGGGCGGCGGCGGGGCGCTGGTCGCGCGACGACGTGCTGCGCGCGATCGGACCGCGGGCGCGACCGCTCCGACCGGACGATCCGCGCGCGATCCGCATCCTCCTCGCGACCGATGTCGTCGCGGAGGGTGTGGAGATGCAGGGCGTGGGCATCGTCGTGCACGCCGATCTCCCGTGGACGCCGGCACGACTCGAGCAACGCCTGGGTCGCGTGGTGCGCGCGGGCTCGGCCCTGCGCGAGGTCCTCGAGGCGCATCTCCCGGCCCCGCGCGGCGCGCGACGCGCCCTCCGCCTCGGCGCGCGCTTGCTGCGCAAGTCGGTGGCGCGCGGCGTTGCCGTGCAGGAGGCCCGCGCGCAGGCGGCCATCGATGCGCGGCTCGCTCGCTGGCACGCCGCGACCGTCGCCGCATCCGCCGCATCCGCCGCATCCGCCGCATCCGAGGTATCCGCCTCGCCGGCGTGCGCCGCCGCCGTGCACGCTCGAGTCGAAGGCTTCCTCGCCGTCGTCGGGGATCCGCCGCAAGGGATCGTCGGCATGAGGGTCGAGGGACGATGGCGCGTCTCCTCGGCGCCGCGATCCGTCGCGAGGATCATGCGCCACGCCGAGGGGGCGGAGCTCGCGCGTCCCGCGCAGGAATTCGCGCGGTGCGCGCGCCGGATCGCGCACGCACTCCGCCGTCGGAAGGCGCGTGCGCTCGTCGCGGCGACGAGTGCGCTCGACGGCGGCGACGCGAGCCCCGGCCGTGCGCGGTCGGTCGACGCGTCGATGCGCGCGGGGACCTCATCGCGTCGACGGCTCGCGCGGATCCGCGCGCGACTCGCGCGCCTGCTCGCCCAAGCCCCCGCGCTCGCGCGCGCCGGGATCGCCACAGGACAGGCGCGCCTGCTCGCGCGCCTCGCCGGACCGCTCGAGATCGCGCGCGAACGGCAGCTCGACGCGCTGCTCCACGCGGACCTCGACGATGCCACCTTCGCGCGCCGGCTCGGTGCCGCGCTCGCGGACGACAGGCCCACGAACGACGAGAGGCGGCCGGGAGCACCCGGCCGCCTCCACGCGCTGCTCCTGCTCAGCCCCGGTTCGCCGAGTCCGCCGACGACCGCTCCGTGA
- a CDS encoding N-6 DNA methylase yields MLTTRDAARLLAAAGHGAPLASLTTPLGFAEPLPLPARELARFGLADDRPRIRVAGGRGSLRALLLDWDEGPPLRERVVPIARRLAHETPGLHWLVVARQAARRELLIAAPSPEARGALAALVVEAAHLRESDAETFAVLASAHDGGHEPLQHLRWRELLGRDALSRRFYRDLEAAVATLARTARGRADAADRRAIALLTTSRLLFLAFLEAKGWLDRDRAFLRHQVERLAPAGPLHATLLEPLCFGTLNTPVARRARAAVAFGRVPFLNGGLFQRSAVETRARALRLEDAAVAAVVCDLLPRYRLTARETSRDLSDAAVDPEMLGRAFESLMGAEARRAHGAFYTPPPLIARLTGGALAALARHGDDRDLASLRVMDPACGSGAFLVHALETIAALRQARGDARLVSVVRREVLTRSIFGVDLDPMAVWLCQLRLWLSVVVEDDREDPMRLPPLPNLDRNIRQGDALAGHAFDDARLPDGAELAPLRLRYARASGARKRTLARALDRRERARAIAAAAQRIARCTAERRELLLAVRSPDLFRARRAPDAAARRALDEVRERLRAARAELRRLRDGGALPFSFATHFPEIAAAGGVDVVLGNPPWVRPHALPAALRESLRERFVTARHAAWESGADAAGAGRGFASQVDLAALFTERAVQLVRPGGVLALLLPSKLWSALAGGGVRDLLARRTHLLAVDDWGDLASGFDAVVYPSSIIARRPAIASATTAGADARARVPMAPLRHRRACA; encoded by the coding sequence GTGCTCACCACTCGTGATGCCGCGCGCCTGCTCGCCGCGGCCGGCCATGGGGCGCCGCTCGCCTCGCTGACCACGCCGCTCGGCTTCGCCGAGCCGCTCCCGCTCCCGGCGCGCGAACTCGCGCGCTTCGGCCTCGCCGACGACCGTCCGCGCATCAGGGTCGCGGGAGGGCGCGGATCGCTCCGCGCCCTGCTGCTCGACTGGGACGAGGGCCCGCCACTCCGCGAGCGGGTCGTCCCGATCGCGCGGCGGCTCGCGCACGAGACGCCGGGACTGCACTGGCTCGTCGTCGCGCGTCAGGCGGCACGCCGCGAGCTGCTCATCGCCGCGCCGTCCCCCGAGGCGCGCGGCGCGCTCGCGGCGCTGGTCGTCGAAGCCGCCCACCTGCGCGAGTCCGACGCCGAGACGTTCGCGGTCCTCGCGTCGGCGCACGACGGGGGGCACGAACCGTTGCAGCATCTGCGCTGGCGCGAGCTGCTCGGCCGCGACGCGCTCTCGCGGCGATTCTATCGCGACCTCGAGGCGGCGGTCGCGACCCTCGCCCGCACCGCCCGCGGCCGTGCCGACGCCGCCGACCGCCGCGCGATCGCGCTGCTCACCACCTCGCGACTGCTCTTCCTCGCGTTCCTCGAGGCGAAGGGATGGCTCGACCGCGATCGCGCCTTCCTGCGACACCAGGTCGAGCGACTCGCGCCGGCCGGACCGCTGCACGCGACCCTGCTCGAGCCGCTCTGCTTCGGCACCTTGAACACGCCGGTCGCACGCCGGGCGCGCGCCGCGGTCGCCTTCGGCCGAGTGCCGTTCCTCAACGGCGGCCTCTTCCAGCGGAGCGCCGTCGAGACGCGCGCCCGCGCGCTCCGCCTCGAGGACGCGGCGGTCGCGGCGGTCGTGTGCGACCTGCTCCCGCGCTACCGGCTCACGGCGCGCGAGACCTCCCGCGACCTCTCCGACGCCGCCGTCGATCCCGAGATGCTCGGCCGCGCCTTCGAGTCGCTGATGGGGGCCGAGGCACGCCGCGCGCACGGCGCGTTCTACACGCCACCTCCGCTCATCGCCCGGCTCACCGGCGGGGCGCTCGCCGCGCTCGCGCGGCACGGCGACGACCGGGACCTCGCGTCGTTGCGCGTGATGGACCCGGCCTGCGGGTCGGGGGCCTTCCTCGTGCACGCGCTCGAGACGATCGCGGCGCTTCGCCAGGCCCGCGGCGACGCGCGCCTCGTGAGCGTGGTGCGGCGCGAGGTCCTGACCCGCAGCATCTTCGGCGTCGACCTCGATCCGATGGCGGTCTGGCTCTGCCAGCTGCGGCTCTGGCTCTCGGTGGTGGTCGAGGACGACCGCGAGGACCCGATGCGGTTGCCGCCGCTCCCCAACCTCGATCGCAACATCCGGCAGGGCGATGCCCTCGCCGGACACGCCTTCGACGACGCGCGCCTCCCCGACGGCGCCGAGCTCGCGCCGCTGCGCCTGCGGTATGCGCGCGCGAGCGGCGCGCGCAAACGGACGCTCGCGCGCGCGCTCGACCGCCGCGAACGCGCGCGGGCGATCGCCGCGGCCGCCCAGCGCATCGCGCGCTGCACGGCCGAGCGCCGCGAACTGTTGCTCGCGGTCCGCTCGCCGGACCTCTTCCGCGCGCGGCGCGCGCCCGACGCGGCCGCCCGGCGCGCACTCGATGAGGTGCGCGAGCGCCTGCGCGCCGCCCGCGCGGAGCTGCGTCGCCTGCGCGACGGCGGCGCCCTCCCCTTCTCGTTCGCGACGCACTTCCCCGAGATCGCGGCCGCCGGTGGTGTCGACGTCGTCCTCGGCAACCCGCCCTGGGTGCGCCCGCATGCGCTGCCCGCTGCCCTCCGCGAGTCATTGCGCGAGCGATTCGTGACGGCGCGCCACGCCGCGTGGGAGTCCGGCGCCGACGCCGCCGGTGCCGGTCGTGGCTTCGCGTCGCAGGTCGACCTCGCCGCCCTGTTCACCGAGCGCGCGGTGCAACTCGTGCGCCCCGGCGGCGTGCTCGCGCTCCTCCTCCCCTCGAAGCTCTGGAGCGCGCTCGCCGGCGGGGGCGTCCGCGACCTCCTCGCCCGGAGAACGCACCTGCTCGCGGTGGACGACTGGGGCGACCTGGCCTCGGGGTTCGACGCAGTCGTGTATCCGTCGTCGATCATCGCCCGCCGCCCCGCGATCGCGTCCGCCACCACCGCGGGTGCGGACGCGAGAGCGCGAGTGCCGATGGCCCCGCTGAGGCACAGGCGAGCGTGCGCCTGA